ACCCGAAGACGACCGCCCCGATGGCGATATAACGCAGCATTAGCTCCTCGTTCCCCTGCGCCGTCAACAGCCCGACAAGCGCGCCAAGCCCGGCGAGCCACGCAAGATTGAACCAGACCGGCGGTTTCGGAGGGATATATCTGTAGTCGCCTTGGCTCATGCGGTCACCCGAGTTTCATGTTGTCGATGCCAACGATGCGATCATAGAGCCAGAACAAGAACAGCACGAAGACGAGCAGCACGAGGCCAAGCGCCGCCGCGAGGTTCCAGTTCAGCGATTTTCGCATGTGGAAGTCGATGATGTTGGAGATCATCTGGCCGTCCTGCCCGCCAACTAGGGCGGGCGTAATATAATACCCAATGGCAAGGATGAAGACGAGAAGCGATCCCGCGCCAATGCCCGGCACCGATTGCGGGAAGTAGATGCGCCAGAACGCTGTCCAGTTCGTCGCCCCCATGGATTTAGCCGCGCGAACATAGGATGGCGATATGGTCTTCATCACCGAAAAGAGCGGCAAGATCATGAACGGCAGCAAAATATGCGTCATCGCGATCAATGTGCCGGTCTTGTTATAGATGAGCGAAAAGCGATCATCGTCGCTGGTAAGGCCAAAGACGACGAAGAGATCATTCAGAACGCCTTCGCTTTGCAGCATGGCGATCCATGCGGTGGTGCGCACCAGAAGCGAGGTCCAAAACGGCAGCAGCACAAGGATCAGCAACAGGTTTGAGGTGCGTGTTGGCAAGGTAGAAAGCAGATAGGCGACGGGATACCCCAACAGCAGCGCACAGATGGTCACAATCAGACTGATTTCCATCGTGCGGGCGAACAGCATGAGGTGGATTCGGCGGTCTTTGTCCTGTCGGGAGAATGAGCCGTCGGCATTATACTTCATGTCGAGCGCGTTGGCGACGTAGCTAAGGTTGAAGGTTTTCGAGGCAATTTTGACGGCCGCCCAAACGTCGGGATCGGCCCAGTCCTTATCTTTCTTGATTAGCGCCTCAAGATATGGCGGCTCCATCTTGGCGGCACTTCTGGCAGATTTGGTGAACAGGCTGCGCGTGCCCGAAAGCTCGCGATTGACCCGCGTTGCCGCCTGTCCGATGGTTTTTTCTTTCCGGGCATGAATGAGGTCCGCCACCATCGCGGCGGCCATCTCTTCAGTGGGGGCCGTGGTGCTGTCCCATTGGCTGACGGCTTTTGTCGATTCGGGCATCAAAGTGGCATAGCGCGGGTCATAGACGCTTTGTGTAAGCAGGATAATGATTGGAATGATGAAGGAAATCAGGATGAAGGCCAGGAGCGGAAAGACCAATCCGAAGGCGCGTGCGCGCGAGCGAAAGAGCGTTTGAGCCAGCTTGCGTTTGAGCGGTGTGCCATCGGCTGCGATGATCGGGCCGGAAGTTAGATCACTCATGATGCAAATTGCCTCGGGGCTGGTCTTTGGAAGGGGGAGGAAAGGGCCGTGCGGCCCTTTCCCGTTGTTTTGTCAATCTGATTTATTGCACAAGCCAGGAGTTGAACCGCTGATTCAATTCATCCTGATTGTCGGCCCAGAACTCAAAATCGTTGACCAGCGCCTTTTTCATCGCGGCTTTCGATGTTGGCATATGCGAGGCCATTTGAGTCTTGCCGTCGTTGTAGAGACCAACAAGCGGGTCAGAGGATTTCCGCGCCGGACCGTAGGAGATCCAGCTGGCCTGATCGGCAAGACGCTGGGTGTCGGTCGAGTACGCAATGAATTTGAGCGCAAGATCCTTGTGAGGCGCGCCCTTGGGAATGACCCAGAGGTCAAAGTCGAGAATCTGCGCATCCCAGTTCACCACGAACGGCTTGTCTTCCGCCACAGCGGCGTTGAAGATTCGACCATTATAGGCTGTCGTCATGACAACTTCGCCATCGGCGAGCAGCTGCGGCGGCTGAGCGCCTGCTTCCCACCAGACAACATCATCCTTGATGGTGTCGAGCTTGGCAAAGGCACGGTCAACGCCTTCCGGGGTCGAAAGTGTGTCATAAACATCGTCAGGTGCCACACCGTCGGCCATCAAGGCCATTTCAAGGTTTGCCTTGGGTGATCTTCTCATTCCGCGCTTGCCGGGGAATTTCTCCAGATCGAAGAAATCGTTGATATCCTTGACGCCCTTGGTCTTGTCACCGTCATAGGCAAAGATTGTGGACCACACGATGGTGGCTACGGAACATTCAGTTAGCGCACCCTTGATGAAGTCTTCCGTTGCCGGGGTACCGTCGGGTGCCGGTGGCAGGACAGATTTGTCAATCGGCTCTAGAAGGCCTTCGTCGCAGCCACGCACGGCATCGGAAAGCTCTACGTCAACGACATCCCAAGTGACATTGCCAGCTTCCACCTGCGATTTCACCTCGGCAAGGCCGCCATTGTAATCCTCGGAAATGATGGTGTTGCCAGTCTCGGCCATCCAGGGTTTATGATAGGCTTCAACCTGGGACTTGGTGTATGCACCACCCCAGCTTACCACTGTAAGATCCTCTGCCATTGCCACGCTTGCCGCAAAGGCCAGCACTGTGGTGGCGAGGAGGGTTTTCGTGAGTTTCATTAGTGTCTCCCTATGTCTCCCGGTTAGAGTTTGCGGCGCAAGGTTCCGGGGTAGCTTTGCGCCATGAGTTTGGCCGGGCAAGCGGGTCGCCCGACACAGTAAATTGCTTA
This is a stretch of genomic DNA from Aquicoccus sp. G2-2. It encodes these proteins:
- a CDS encoding ABC transporter substrate-binding protein; the encoded protein is MKLTKTLLATTVLAFAASVAMAEDLTVVSWGGAYTKSQVEAYHKPWMAETGNTIISEDYNGGLAEVKSQVEAGNVTWDVVDVELSDAVRGCDEGLLEPIDKSVLPPAPDGTPATEDFIKGALTECSVATIVWSTIFAYDGDKTKGVKDINDFFDLEKFPGKRGMRRSPKANLEMALMADGVAPDDVYDTLSTPEGVDRAFAKLDTIKDDVVWWEAGAQPPQLLADGEVVMTTAYNGRIFNAAVAEDKPFVVNWDAQILDFDLWVIPKGAPHKDLALKFIAYSTDTQRLADQASWISYGPARKSSDPLVGLYNDGKTQMASHMPTSKAAMKKALVNDFEFWADNQDELNQRFNSWLVQ
- a CDS encoding ABC transporter permease, encoding MSDLTSGPIIAADGTPLKRKLAQTLFRSRARAFGLVFPLLAFILISFIIPIIILLTQSVYDPRYATLMPESTKAVSQWDSTTAPTEEMAAAMVADLIHARKEKTIGQAATRVNRELSGTRSLFTKSARSAAKMEPPYLEALIKKDKDWADPDVWAAVKIASKTFNLSYVANALDMKYNADGSFSRQDKDRRIHLMLFARTMEISLIVTICALLLGYPVAYLLSTLPTRTSNLLLILVLLPFWTSLLVRTTAWIAMLQSEGVLNDLFVVFGLTSDDDRFSLIYNKTGTLIAMTHILLPFMILPLFSVMKTISPSYVRAAKSMGATNWTAFWRIYFPQSVPGIGAGSLLVFILAIGYYITPALVGGQDGQMISNIIDFHMRKSLNWNLAAALGLVLLVFVLFLFWLYDRIVGIDNMKLG